Proteins encoded by one window of Cylindrospermum stagnale PCC 7417:
- a CDS encoding carbon dioxide-concentrating mechanism protein CcmK, protein MPIAVGMIETKGFPAVVEAADAMVKAARVTLVGYEKIGSARVTVIVRGDVSEVQASVAAGVEAARRVNGGEVLSTHIIARPHENLEYVLPIRYTEAVEQFRT, encoded by the coding sequence ATGCCAATTGCAGTTGGTATGATTGAAACAAAGGGCTTTCCAGCAGTTGTAGAAGCTGCTGATGCGATGGTGAAAGCTGCTCGCGTTACCTTGGTAGGCTACGAAAAAATCGGTAGCGCTCGCGTTACCGTGATTGTCCGGGGAGATGTATCTGAGGTGCAAGCCTCAGTAGCAGCTGGCGTTGAAGCGGCCAGAAGAGTAAATGGTGGTGAAGTGTTATCCACTCACATCATTGCCCGTCCTCACGAAAACCTCGAATACGTCTTGCCGATTCGTTATACAGAAGCTGTGGAACAGTTCCGCACCTAA
- a CDS encoding NAD(P)H-quinone oxidoreductase subunit F, translating to MNQFLFLTSWFVPFYSLLGAVLTLPWGMGIIQRTGPRPAAYFNLLTTILAFFHSLFVFKDIWDKDPESLVITWFQAADFKLSFALELSPVSIGAIVLITGLSLLAQIYALGYMEKDWSLARFFALIGFFEAALSGLAMSDSLFLSYALLEVLTLSTYLLVGFWYAQPLVVTAARDAFWTKRVGDLLLLMGVVALSNLAGSLDFSDLSEWAQTANLSPVTSTLLCLALIAGPAGKCAQFPLHLWLDEAMEGPNPASVMRNSLVVAGGAYILYKIQPLLALSPIALNALVVMGTVTAVGATLVSIAQIDIKRSLSHSTSAYMGLVFLAMGLQQGGVALMLLLTHAIAKALLFMSSGSIIYTTQSQDLTEMGGLWSRMPATTTAFIVGSAGMVTLLPLGSFWAMLAWADGLVRISPWVIVVLILVNGLTALNLTRVFRLVFWGKPQPKTRRAPEVGWQMAFPMVALTVLTLLLPLMLQQWYLLPGWESIDWYVLISLLASTILGVGIGSTIYLHKAWSRSRILSWRFIQDLLGYDFYIDRVYRLTVVSAVALLSKISAWSDRYLVDGLVNLVGFAAIFSGQTLKYSISGQSQGYMLTILVVISVLGFFISWSLGLLDKLPF from the coding sequence ATGAATCAGTTTCTATTTTTAACAAGTTGGTTTGTGCCTTTTTATAGCTTATTAGGCGCAGTTTTAACCTTGCCGTGGGGAATGGGAATAATTCAACGTACAGGGCCAAGACCTGCGGCATACTTCAATTTGTTGACGACTATCTTAGCTTTTTTCCATAGCCTGTTTGTATTTAAAGATATCTGGGACAAAGATCCAGAAAGCTTGGTGATTACCTGGTTCCAAGCTGCGGATTTTAAATTATCTTTTGCTCTAGAACTTTCGCCAGTGAGTATTGGGGCAATAGTTTTAATTACGGGATTAAGTCTGTTGGCCCAAATTTATGCCCTGGGCTATATGGAAAAGGACTGGTCGTTGGCACGGTTTTTCGCGCTGATCGGATTTTTTGAAGCGGCGCTGAGTGGTTTAGCTATGAGTGACTCCTTGTTTCTCAGTTACGCTTTATTGGAAGTCTTGACCCTTTCCACTTACTTGCTGGTGGGATTTTGGTATGCTCAACCGCTAGTGGTGACGGCGGCGCGGGATGCTTTTTGGACTAAGCGGGTGGGAGATTTGTTACTTTTAATGGGTGTGGTGGCTCTCTCTAACTTAGCCGGCAGTCTGGATTTTTCCGATTTATCTGAGTGGGCGCAAACGGCTAACTTAAGTCCTGTGACATCAACGTTATTATGTTTGGCTTTGATTGCTGGGCCTGCTGGTAAATGCGCCCAATTTCCTTTGCATCTGTGGTTAGATGAGGCGATGGAAGGGCCTAACCCGGCGTCGGTGATGCGGAATTCCCTGGTGGTAGCTGGTGGTGCTTACATACTGTATAAAATTCAGCCATTGTTAGCGTTGTCGCCGATAGCGTTGAATGCTTTGGTAGTTATGGGTACGGTGACGGCGGTGGGTGCAACATTAGTATCAATCGCCCAAATTGATATTAAGCGATCGCTATCTCATTCCACCAGTGCCTACATGGGATTAGTCTTTTTGGCAATGGGATTGCAGCAAGGCGGTGTGGCCTTGATGTTATTGTTAACCCATGCGATCGCTAAAGCACTGTTATTTATGAGTTCTGGGTCGATTATCTACACTACCCAAAGTCAAGATTTAACAGAAATGGGCGGTCTGTGGTCACGGATGCCAGCCACCACCACCGCCTTTATTGTCGGTTCGGCGGGGATGGTGACACTGTTACCACTAGGAAGCTTTTGGGCAATGTTGGCATGGGCTGATGGCTTGGTGAGGATTAGCCCTTGGGTAATCGTGGTTTTAATATTAGTCAATGGCTTAACAGCACTGAATTTGACCAGAGTATTTCGATTAGTCTTTTGGGGTAAACCGCAACCGAAGACCCGCCGCGCCCCAGAAGTTGGTTGGCAAATGGCATTTCCAATGGTGGCTCTGACTGTGCTGACGCTGCTATTACCCCTAATGCTACAACAATGGTACTTGCTACCCGGTTGGGAAAGCATTGATTGGTATGTGCTGATATCGTTGCTGGCTTCTACTATTCTGGGGGTTGGTATTGGTTCAACAATTTATCTGCACAAAGCTTGGTCAAGATCCAGAATCCTTTCCTGGAGATTTATTCAGGACTTGTTAGGTTATGATTTTTACATTGACCGAGTTTATCGCCTAACGGTTGTGAGTGCTGTAGCACTGCTGTCTAAGATTTCTGCTTGGAGCGATCGCTATTTGGTTGATGGTCTAGTAAACTTGGTAGGATTTGCCGCTATTTTCAGTGGGCAAACTTTAAAATACAGCATTTCTGGTCAATCCCAAGGCTATATGTTAACCATCCTCGTGGTAATTAGCGTCCTGGGTTTTTTCATTAGCTGGTCATTGGGACTCCTAGATAAATTGCCTTTCTAG
- a CDS encoding NADH-quinone oxidoreductase subunit M → MLSTLILLPLIGAALIGFWPSEINGKLSRGIALVFASVNFLLTIVLAIQFNPASISQQFAESLPWIDALGLNYNLGVDGLSLPLLLLNGLLTCIAIYSSDQALQRPRFYYSLILLLSAGVTGAFLAQDLLLFFLFYELELIPLYLLIAIWGGAKRGYAATKFLIYTAVSGILLLASFLGMVWLSGSHSFAIATLNATTLPLATQILLLGGLLVGFGIKIPLVPFHTWLPDAHVEASTPISVLLAGVLLKLGTYGLLRFGMNLLPEAWAYLAPWLATWAVVSVLYGASCAIAQTDMKKMVAYSSIGHMGYVLLAAAAATPLSVLGAVMQMISHGLISAMLFLLVGVVYKKAGSRDLNVIQGLLNPERGLPVIGSLMVMGVMASAGIPGMVGFISEFIVFRGSFAVFPVQTLLSMIGTGLTAVYFLILLNRAFFGRLSTQVTNLPRVYWSDRAPAMILAVLIVIFGIQPAWLVYWTEPTITAMVNVQNVVATVSLDKPKSKI, encoded by the coding sequence ATGCTGAGTACGTTGATTTTGCTGCCATTAATTGGTGCGGCGTTAATCGGTTTCTGGCCTTCTGAGATCAATGGGAAACTCTCTCGTGGGATAGCTTTGGTCTTTGCCAGTGTCAATTTTTTGTTGACAATTGTCCTAGCAATTCAGTTCAATCCAGCGTCCATCAGTCAACAGTTCGCCGAGTCCCTCCCCTGGATCGATGCCCTAGGCTTAAATTATAATCTAGGGGTAGATGGCTTATCTTTGCCATTATTGCTTTTGAATGGACTGTTGACTTGCATCGCCATTTATAGCAGCGACCAAGCTCTTCAACGTCCTAGATTTTATTACTCTTTAATCCTACTTTTAAGTGCTGGGGTGACAGGAGCTTTTCTGGCACAGGACTTACTGCTATTTTTCCTATTTTACGAATTGGAATTGATTCCCCTGTATTTGTTAATAGCTATCTGGGGTGGTGCAAAGCGGGGTTATGCCGCGACAAAATTTCTCATTTATACTGCTGTTTCCGGAATCCTGCTTTTAGCCAGTTTCTTGGGGATGGTTTGGCTGAGTGGTTCTCATAGCTTTGCGATCGCCACTTTGAATGCCACGACTTTACCTTTAGCGACACAAATTTTACTCCTAGGGGGGCTGTTGGTGGGTTTTGGGATCAAAATTCCCTTGGTTCCCTTCCATACTTGGTTACCAGATGCTCACGTAGAAGCTTCTACACCGATTTCTGTGCTGTTGGCTGGGGTATTGTTGAAATTGGGGACTTACGGCTTACTGCGGTTTGGGATGAACTTGTTGCCCGAAGCTTGGGCATATCTAGCACCGTGGTTGGCAACTTGGGCTGTAGTTAGCGTATTGTATGGTGCATCTTGCGCGATCGCCCAAACCGATATGAAGAAAATGGTAGCTTACAGTTCCATTGGGCACATGGGCTATGTACTGTTAGCAGCAGCAGCAGCTACACCTTTAAGCGTTTTGGGTGCTGTGATGCAGATGATTAGCCATGGCTTGATTTCTGCAATGCTGTTTTTGTTAGTTGGGGTTGTGTATAAAAAAGCTGGTAGCCGCGATTTAAATGTTATTCAAGGACTACTGAATCCAGAACGGGGTTTACCTGTAATTGGCAGCTTGATGGTTATGGGAGTCATGGCCAGCGCTGGCATACCGGGAATGGTAGGATTTATTTCCGAATTCATTGTTTTTCGGGGCAGTTTTGCCGTATTTCCGGTGCAAACCTTGCTATCGATGATTGGTACAGGCTTAACTGCGGTTTACTTCTTAATTCTCCTCAACCGTGCCTTTTTTGGGCGTTTGTCGACACAAGTCACCAACTTGCCACGGGTATATTGGAGCGATCGCGCCCCAGCAATGATTTTAGCAGTGCTGATTGTCATTTTCGGCATCCAACCCGCTTGGTTAGTTTACTGGACTGAACCAACCATCACAGCAATGGTTAATGTCCAAAATGTAGTAGCAACAGTATCTTTAGATAAGCCAAAAAGCAAAATCTAA
- a CDS encoding CO2 hydration protein, with amino-acid sequence MATTKKKRVNNTLSEYIQRLQTGEALLSDTPQNVLEVVGILKSYGVVLDAYSKNLNYIAEKQFLVFFPFFKYFNGEISFQKLLRHWWHDRINFEYAEYCMKSMMWHGGGGLDAYLDTKEFQERAQAVIAAKFKNNPLVLGLNQLFPDFLIEFVRVSAYYTGLGQFWRVMADMFLSLSDRYDQGEIKSIPQVVEHIKTGLVANAVNPITYEVKIADKVYEIIPKSVGLTFLADTAIPYVEAVFFRGTPFLGTVSLNAQAYQVSPDQSRFQYGALYADPLPIGSAGIPPTLLMQDMRHYLPEYLHEIYRRSPRGEDDLRVQICMSFQKSMFCVTTATILGLMPYALDTQDIDEQTTNLVYLQKWMERLKTSRILDVNK; translated from the coding sequence ATGGCAACCACTAAAAAAAAGCGAGTTAATAATACTTTATCTGAATATATTCAACGCCTGCAAACTGGAGAGGCATTACTCTCTGATACACCGCAAAATGTGTTGGAAGTAGTAGGAATTCTCAAAAGCTATGGCGTAGTTTTAGATGCTTATTCAAAAAATCTCAACTATATTGCTGAAAAACAATTTTTAGTATTTTTCCCCTTCTTTAAATACTTCAATGGCGAAATCTCTTTCCAAAAATTACTACGTCATTGGTGGCATGACAGAATTAATTTTGAATATGCCGAATATTGCATGAAAAGCATGATGTGGCATGGTGGTGGCGGACTAGATGCATATTTGGACACAAAGGAATTTCAAGAAAGAGCGCAAGCCGTTATTGCTGCTAAATTTAAAAATAATCCCTTAGTTCTGGGACTGAATCAACTATTTCCAGACTTTTTAATTGAATTTGTGCGCGTCTCTGCTTACTACACAGGATTAGGTCAATTTTGGCGGGTAATGGCTGATATGTTTCTCAGCTTATCAGACCGTTATGATCAAGGCGAAATCAAATCGATTCCCCAAGTTGTAGAACATATTAAAACGGGTTTAGTAGCAAATGCTGTCAATCCAATTACCTACGAGGTCAAAATTGCCGATAAGGTCTATGAAATTATTCCTAAATCAGTTGGTTTAACCTTTTTAGCAGATACAGCAATTCCTTATGTAGAGGCGGTATTTTTTCGGGGAACTCCTTTTTTGGGAACAGTTTCTCTCAACGCCCAAGCTTATCAAGTTTCCCCAGATCAATCTCGCTTTCAATATGGTGCATTATATGCTGACCCTTTACCCATTGGTAGCGCCGGCATTCCTCCCACTTTGTTAATGCAGGATATGCGCCATTATCTACCAGAGTATCTGCATGAAATCTATCGTCGCAGTCCTCGGGGTGAAGATGATTTGCGGGTACAGATTTGTATGAGTTTCCAAAAATCGATGTTTTGCGTTACAACAGCGACGATTTTGGGACTGATGCCTTATGCGTTGGATACCCAAGATATAGATGAGCAAACAACTAATCTAGTCTATTTACAAAAATGGATGGAACGGTTAAAAACTTCGCGGATATTGGATGTAAATAAATAG
- a CDS encoding UPF0175 family protein produces MATFSLELPAETFSALHLSPDEFVRELRLAGAIHWYKRGEISQEKAASLADLDQKDFLLALKSEQVNTFNVDFADLRLQLERG; encoded by the coding sequence ATGGCAACTTTTAGCTTAGAGCTACCCGCAGAAACTTTTTCTGCCTTGCACCTGTCACCTGATGAGTTTGTCCGTGAGTTGCGGCTTGCTGGGGCTATTCACTGGTATAAACGTGGTGAAATTTCCCAAGAGAAAGCAGCTAGTCTCGCAGATTTAGACCAAAAAGATTTTCTCCTCGCCCTGAAGAGTGAACAAGTCAATACCTTTAATGTTGACTTTGCTGACTTACGACTGCAATTAGAAAGAGGCTGA
- a CDS encoding Uma2 family endonuclease, which yields MTFTSNPPTSGTTLPDHTQLPESDGTFVKNFQEHPQSILLTDSIKPVLQKRHPDGQYCIGQDSGIYWRITDPPERGAEAPDWFYVPNVPPTLNGQMRRSYVLWQEYIAPLIVLEFVSGNGSEERDKTPWTGKFWIYEQVIHPAFYGIYEVNKASVEVYHLIEGQYQLLPANERGHYPINPLGVELGLWQGEYQNAELPWLRWWDLQGNLLLTGDERAEQERQRAEMERQRAEMERQRAEMERQKSDRLTAQLKALGIEPEA from the coding sequence ATGACCTTTACCAGCAATCCCCCCACCTCTGGAACCACCCTCCCAGACCATACGCAACTTCCAGAGTCTGACGGAACTTTCGTGAAAAACTTCCAAGAACATCCCCAAAGCATCCTCCTAACCGATTCCATTAAACCAGTATTGCAAAAACGCCACCCTGACGGGCAATATTGCATAGGTCAAGATAGCGGTATCTACTGGCGCATTACCGACCCCCCAGAACGCGGTGCAGAAGCTCCTGACTGGTTCTATGTACCCAATGTACCACCTACCTTAAATGGGCAAATGCGCCGCTCTTATGTGCTTTGGCAAGAATACATCGCTCCATTAATTGTCTTAGAATTTGTTTCTGGAAATGGCAGCGAAGAGAGAGATAAAACTCCTTGGACGGGTAAATTTTGGATTTATGAGCAGGTGATTCATCCAGCTTTTTATGGCATTTATGAAGTGAATAAAGCCAGCGTAGAAGTCTATCACCTGATAGAAGGACAATATCAGTTATTACCAGCAAATGAACGGGGACATTATCCCATTAATCCCTTGGGAGTTGAGTTAGGTTTATGGCAGGGAGAATATCAGAATGCAGAATTACCGTGGTTGCGGTGGTGGGATTTGCAAGGCAATTTGTTGTTGACAGGTGACGAAAGAGCCGAACAGGAAAGACAAAGGGCGGAAATGGAACGCCAAAGAGCGGAAATGGAACGCCAAAGAGCGGAAATGGAACGCCAAAAAAGCGATCGCCTAACTGCACAGTTGAAGGCACTTGGCATTGAACCAGAGGCGTAA
- a CDS encoding CopG family ribbon-helix-helix protein encodes MSTTSFRLDDDLQEKLDTTANRLKRSKGWIINDALRQYIEQEERKQQMLEETQDALADIEAGRVVSGEDVMKWLETWGTAAETKAP; translated from the coding sequence ATGAGTACCACGAGTTTTCGGCTTGATGATGACTTGCAAGAGAAACTTGATACCACTGCTAACCGTCTCAAGCGTTCTAAGGGTTGGATAATCAATGACGCTTTACGTCAGTATATTGAGCAGGAAGAGCGTAAACAGCAGATGTTAGAAGAGACTCAAGATGCGCTCGCGGATATTGAAGCGGGTCGTGTAGTATCAGGAGAAGATGTGATGAAGTGGCTAGAGACTTGGGGAACTGCTGCTGAAACCAAGGCTCCTTAA
- a CDS encoding type II toxin-antitoxin system RelE/ParE family toxin: MRLEFSESAIQYLIRLREFIAVHNPKAAERVSLRLRQAIGKIVLHPDIGRSVPEFENVRELVAGNYVVRYLRLEDVIFILRIWHGKEFRDFG; this comes from the coding sequence ATGAGGCTGGAGTTTTCAGAAAGCGCGATTCAATATTTGATTCGGCTGCGGGAGTTTATCGCGGTTCATAACCCAAAAGCAGCAGAACGCGTATCTCTGCGGCTACGACAAGCAATTGGCAAAATTGTACTGCATCCCGACATAGGGCGTTCTGTACCGGAGTTTGAGAATGTGCGTGAACTTGTAGCGGGTAATTATGTTGTGCGATATTTACGGCTTGAAGATGTAATTTTTATATTAAGAATATGGCACGGTAAGGAGTTCCGTGATTTTGGGTAA
- a CDS encoding AAA family ATPase: MIHSLHLKNFKPFEDQLLEFRPLTLLSGLNGMGKSSVLQSLLLLRQSYQQRLLQTKRLALNGDLVRIGTAKDALFEWAKEEIISFELLVDRQERKTWMWRFRYDEQADVLRSDTAPITKELHEFSLFGDFFHYLQAERLGPRNVFEMSDYLVRQHFQIGTRGEYTAHFLNVFGNSRINTVGLDHGVSQKVPKAFERPKQGERSKLSHPKSDSDSEKLQYQVKAWMEEISPGTIIHLNAITSVDLMSLQYSFDMGKEFSNPYRATNVGFGITYTLPIIVAVLASPPGTLILVENPEAHLHPRGQAKMGELLALAASCGIQVVIETHSDHVLNGIRLAVHGGKLKPEDVQLHYFQRQEKQGQAFTKVISPRIYRDGRIDRWPDGFFDEWEKSLDALLEPVEGD, translated from the coding sequence ATGATACATTCACTACATTTAAAAAATTTCAAACCATTTGAAGATCAGTTATTAGAGTTTAGACCATTAACTCTATTATCTGGTCTTAATGGCATGGGTAAATCTTCAGTATTACAATCACTTCTCTTATTACGCCAATCTTATCAACAAAGACTTTTACAAACAAAACGCCTAGCTTTAAATGGTGATTTGGTTCGTATTGGTACTGCTAAAGATGCTTTATTTGAGTGGGCAAAAGAGGAAATAATTAGTTTTGAACTTTTAGTAGATCGTCAAGAAAGAAAAACATGGATGTGGCGCTTTAGATATGATGAACAAGCAGATGTTCTACGCAGTGATACTGCACCGATAACTAAAGAACTACATGAATTTAGCCTTTTTGGAGATTTCTTTCACTATCTACAAGCAGAACGACTTGGCCCTCGTAATGTCTTTGAAATGTCAGATTATTTAGTACGTCAACATTTTCAAATTGGTACGAGAGGTGAATATACAGCACATTTTCTTAACGTTTTTGGTAATTCGAGAATAAATACTGTTGGACTTGATCATGGAGTTTCACAGAAAGTTCCTAAAGCTTTTGAACGTCCCAAACAAGGTGAACGAAGCAAATTGAGTCATCCAAAATCAGATTCGGATTCGGAAAAGTTGCAGTATCAAGTTAAGGCATGGATGGAAGAAATTAGCCCTGGCACAATAATTCATCTCAATGCAATTACATCAGTTGATTTGATGAGTTTACAATACTCATTTGATATGGGAAAAGAATTTAGTAATCCTTACCGTGCCACTAATGTAGGATTTGGAATTACCTACACTTTACCAATTATTGTAGCTGTACTTGCATCTCCTCCTGGTACACTAATTCTAGTTGAAAATCCTGAAGCTCATCTTCATCCTAGAGGACAAGCAAAAATGGGAGAATTGTTAGCACTAGCAGCTAGTTGTGGTATTCAAGTAGTGATAGAAACTCATAGCGATCATGTTTTAAATGGTATTCGTCTTGCTGTTCATGGTGGCAAACTTAAGCCGGAAGATGTGCAATTACATTATTTTCAACGTCAAGAAAAACAAGGACAAGCTTTTACAAAAGTAATTTCCCCACGGATTTATCGCGATGGTAGAATTGACCGCTGGCCTGATGGATTTTTTGATGAGTGGGAAAAAAGCTTAGATGCTTTATTAGAACCTGTCGAGGGAGATTAG
- a CDS encoding DUF262 domain-containing protein: protein MTEMNTVNSELIEEDAEIEEEETAPEEEEISEPFDPTKIRVETRQFNIDYLLKKIRNNEIELYPEFQRKFVWNKIAQSRLIESILLRIPIPVFYIDATNEEKWLMIDGSQRLTTLKEFVIDKQLKLTGLESFTEFNGKIYDEIPRNYQRRIEETLLTVILLEPGTAKEFKQAIFERINTSALSLSTQEIRHGLNQGKATKLLEKLAASDEFKKATGKGIKSERMADRECILRVLVFMINNQELFENNKSFKKLLDQSMAHINLMPEEEIKSITNKFLNLMNLAFDIFGKDGFRKIKGTKRYPINKALFEAWSVNLYKLNDQEVKMIKERKENLKQKIIYLTNDGKFDTPIYRSTGTLKTVLDRLNEIKAILKEVLL, encoded by the coding sequence ATGACAGAGATGAATACCGTTAATTCAGAGTTAATTGAAGAAGATGCAGAAATAGAAGAAGAGGAAACTGCACCAGAAGAAGAGGAAATAAGTGAACCGTTTGATCCAACTAAAATTAGGGTTGAAACTAGACAATTTAATATTGACTACTTACTTAAAAAGATTAGAAACAATGAAATTGAATTATATCCTGAATTCCAGCGCAAATTCGTTTGGAATAAAATAGCTCAAAGTAGACTTATTGAGTCTATTTTGCTTCGTATTCCTATACCAGTATTTTATATTGATGCAACTAATGAAGAAAAATGGTTAATGATAGATGGATCACAAAGGCTAACTACTTTAAAAGAGTTTGTAATAGATAAACAACTTAAGCTAACTGGACTAGAATCATTCACTGAGTTTAACGGCAAGATATATGATGAAATCCCACGTAATTATCAACGTCGTATAGAAGAAACACTCCTTACAGTTATTTTGCTTGAGCCAGGTACAGCTAAAGAATTTAAGCAAGCTATATTTGAACGTATTAATACCAGTGCGTTATCTCTCTCAACACAGGAAATTCGTCATGGCTTGAATCAAGGTAAAGCGACAAAATTATTAGAAAAATTAGCTGCATCAGATGAATTTAAAAAAGCTACTGGAAAAGGAATAAAGTCAGAGCGAATGGCGGATCGTGAGTGCATTCTTAGAGTTTTAGTATTTATGATAAATAATCAAGAATTATTTGAGAATAACAAAAGCTTTAAAAAGCTATTGGATCAATCAATGGCACATATAAATCTCATGCCAGAAGAGGAAATAAAATCAATAACTAATAAATTTCTAAATTTAATGAATTTAGCTTTTGACATATTTGGTAAAGATGGTTTTCGGAAAATAAAAGGAACAAAACGCTATCCCATCAATAAAGCCTTATTTGAGGCTTGGTCTGTTAATTTATATAAACTTAACGATCAAGAGGTTAAGATGATTAAAGAAAGGAAAGAAAATTTAAAACAAAAAATAATATATTTGACTAATGATGGTAAATTTGATACTCCTATCTATAGGAGTACAGGAACTCTTAAGACTGTATTAGATCGATTGAATGAAATTAAAGCAATTCTTAAAGAAGTATTATTATGA
- a CDS encoding methylenetetrahydrofolate reductase translates to MPPDTHSIPVLNTFRSAALAGEFLVTAEVAPPKGGDPTQMIKMAATLKGRVHAVNITDGSRAVLRMSSLVASAILLQNGIEPVCQMACRDRNRIGLQADLMGAHALGIRNILALTGDPVKAGDHPEAKAVFDLEAVRLLQLIRKMNQGVDCNDKSLTDGTLDLFAGAAVDPQSKSWSGLQSRFERKIEAGAQFFQSQLITDFERLEKFMDAIAAGYKKPILAGIFLLKSAKNAQFINKAVPGVNIPQHIIDRLAKAKDPLEEGMQIAAEQVQIARQLCQGVHMMAVKREDLIAPILDLAGVEKIS, encoded by the coding sequence ATGCCTCCTGATACCCACAGTATCCCAGTCTTGAATACCTTCCGTAGTGCTGCCCTAGCAGGTGAATTTTTAGTTACCGCCGAGGTTGCACCACCCAAGGGGGGAGATCCAACGCAGATGATTAAAATGGCAGCGACTCTTAAGGGAAGGGTTCATGCTGTCAATATTACCGATGGTAGCCGTGCGGTGTTGCGGATGTCTTCGTTGGTAGCGTCGGCGATTTTGTTGCAGAATGGAATTGAGCCGGTTTGTCAGATGGCTTGCCGCGATCGCAACCGGATTGGTTTACAAGCTGACTTAATGGGTGCTCATGCCTTGGGTATCCGGAACATTTTAGCCTTAACAGGCGACCCAGTAAAAGCAGGCGATCACCCAGAAGCCAAAGCTGTATTTGACTTAGAAGCGGTGCGTCTGCTGCAACTGATTAGGAAGATGAATCAGGGAGTTGATTGTAATGATAAATCCCTAACAGATGGGACACTGGACTTATTTGCAGGTGCAGCGGTAGATCCGCAATCTAAGAGTTGGTCAGGTTTGCAAAGTCGCTTTGAACGTAAGATAGAAGCAGGGGCGCAATTCTTCCAAAGCCAGTTGATTACAGACTTTGAGCGGTTAGAGAAGTTTATGGATGCGATCGCCGCAGGTTATAAAAAACCGATTTTGGCAGGAATTTTTCTGTTGAAATCTGCAAAGAATGCCCAATTTATTAATAAAGCCGTTCCCGGCGTGAATATTCCCCAACACATTATTGATCGATTAGCAAAAGCCAAAGATCCTCTAGAGGAAGGAATGCAGATTGCCGCAGAGCAAGTGCAGATAGCGCGACAATTGTGCCAAGGTGTCCACATGATGGCCGTGAAGCGAGAAGATTTGATCGCACCCATCTTAGATTTAGCAGGAGTAGAGAAGATTAGTTAG
- the trpS gene encoding tryptophan--tRNA ligase: MGKQRVLSGVQPTGNLHLGNYLGAIRNWVEIQDQYDNFFCVVDLHAITVPHNPATLAADTYKIAALYLACGIDLTHSSIFVQSHVSAHSELTWLLNCITPLNWLQDMIQFKEKAVKQGENVGVGLLDYPVLMAADILLYQADKVPVGEDQKQHLELTRDIVNRFNHQFAKDAPVLKLPDPLIRKEGARVMSLTDGTRKMSKSDPSELSRINVLDPADQITKKIKRCKTDLVRGLTFDDPERPECHNLLTLYTLLAGKTKAEVAVECQDMGWGQFKPLLTETAINALKPIQEKYQEVMEDKGYLDSVLRDGREKAQAIASSTLADVKAALGFSVPV, translated from the coding sequence ATGGGAAAGCAGCGCGTTCTGTCAGGAGTTCAACCAACTGGTAATCTGCACTTGGGCAATTACTTAGGAGCAATTCGGAACTGGGTAGAAATCCAAGACCAGTACGATAATTTCTTTTGTGTGGTAGATTTACACGCCATCACTGTACCGCACAATCCCGCAACCCTAGCGGCAGATACTTACAAAATCGCTGCTCTTTATCTAGCGTGCGGCATTGATTTAACCCACTCTAGTATCTTTGTGCAATCCCACGTTTCAGCCCACAGCGAACTCACTTGGTTACTCAACTGCATCACACCGCTAAACTGGCTGCAAGACATGATCCAGTTTAAAGAAAAAGCCGTCAAGCAAGGCGAAAATGTCGGTGTCGGTTTGTTAGACTACCCGGTGTTGATGGCGGCAGATATTTTGCTTTACCAAGCGGATAAAGTGCCCGTGGGTGAAGACCAAAAGCAACATTTGGAATTGACGCGGGATATTGTTAACAGGTTTAATCACCAATTTGCTAAAGATGCACCGGTGCTGAAGTTACCAGACCCCTTGATTCGCAAAGAAGGTGCAAGGGTGATGAGTTTGACCGACGGAACACGGAAAATGTCGAAGTCTGATCCCTCAGAGTTAAGCCGAATTAATGTTTTAGATCCAGCAGATCAGATTACTAAGAAGATTAAACGCTGTAAAACTGATTTAGTTCGTGGTTTAACTTTTGATGATCCAGAACGTCCAGAGTGTCATAACTTGTTAACGCTGTATACCCTGCTGGCTGGGAAAACTAAAGCAGAGGTCGCGGTTGAGTGTCAAGATATGGGCTGGGGACAATTTAAACCTTTGTTGACAGAAACTGCAATTAATGCGCTAAAGCCAATTCAAGAAAAATATCAAGAGGTAATGGAGGATAAAGGCTATCTAGACTCTGTGTTGCGGGATGGAAGGGAGAAAGCCCAGGCGATCGCATCTTCTACCCTAGCAGATGTCAAAGCCGCCTTGGGTTTCTCTGTACCTGTCTAA